A section of the Corynebacterium auris genome encodes:
- the rsrA gene encoding mycothiol system anti-sigma-R factor, producing the protein MGAGDQHNPSCQEARELLLELLDGNPAPARATAIKRQLSACPECFGQLTAELEVRGLVRECCGQVRAPEPLRQRIITSLTTVSVTRYRLQP; encoded by the coding sequence ATGGGAGCCGGAGACCAGCACAATCCGAGCTGTCAGGAGGCGAGGGAGCTTTTGCTTGAGCTTCTCGACGGCAACCCCGCCCCCGCCCGGGCCACCGCCATCAAGCGGCAGCTGAGCGCCTGCCCCGAGTGCTTCGGCCAGCTCACTGCCGAGCTGGAGGTGCGCGGGCTCGTGCGCGAGTGCTGCGGTCAGGTCCGTGCCCCCGAGCCCTTGCGCCAGCGCATTATCACGTCGCTGACCACCGTCTCCGTCACCCGCTACCGCCTTCAGCCCTGA
- a CDS encoding Rv3212 family protein: MNSPLRRTRGDLIATGAIAALSAAAVAAAVFTAPIRDAELTPAAADLSDQLAESGTLTAAPTTLTEAFRLHDDSPGARPVVADGLIITHADDTLTATTPAGETAWTYTRDAELCSLAQAWGKVVATYRGPAGCGDVVALTTLTGEYAGTRSAVAPDNVAGVVSNDRIGYASPARTELWRSDLVRTVEYGNVEAPQEAGMQPHQCTHTSALTRTELLAVTERCADGTHLRLQQATPEDSRAPEISADVELPAGAYLLAVGQDSAAVYDPATSLVTSYSDGGDLLWSGPGPALAEGESLGDALHVLNTADLPHHMTYSDGTQLLFFDPADLSLTGTFDGALGTGVAAGERVLVATPEGVAVVDWADATAERVIPVDRGGFTGPVSISSAGAGVVEKRGSEIVYLAAQ, encoded by the coding sequence ATGAACTCCCCTCTGCGCCGCACCCGCGGCGACCTTATCGCCACCGGCGCGATCGCCGCGCTCAGCGCTGCCGCTGTCGCCGCCGCCGTTTTCACGGCACCCATCCGCGACGCCGAGCTCACCCCCGCCGCCGCCGACCTCTCGGACCAGCTCGCGGAATCAGGCACCCTTACCGCCGCCCCAACCACGCTGACGGAGGCATTCAGGCTTCACGACGACTCCCCCGGCGCCCGCCCCGTCGTTGCGGACGGGCTGATCATCACTCACGCCGACGATACGCTCACCGCGACGACACCCGCCGGCGAGACCGCCTGGACCTACACCCGGGATGCCGAGCTGTGCTCCCTCGCGCAGGCGTGGGGCAAGGTGGTGGCCACCTACCGGGGCCCGGCCGGCTGCGGAGACGTCGTCGCGCTTACGACACTGACCGGCGAATACGCGGGGACGCGCTCCGCCGTCGCACCCGATAACGTCGCGGGGGTCGTGTCCAACGACCGCATCGGTTATGCCTCCCCCGCCCGCACGGAGCTGTGGCGCTCCGATCTGGTGCGCACGGTGGAATACGGAAACGTCGAAGCTCCGCAGGAGGCGGGCATGCAGCCACACCAGTGCACGCACACCTCGGCGCTGACCCGCACAGAGCTGCTCGCCGTCACAGAGCGCTGCGCGGACGGCACCCACCTGCGCCTGCAGCAGGCCACCCCGGAGGACTCGCGGGCGCCCGAAATCTCGGCGGACGTGGAACTTCCCGCCGGGGCCTACCTCCTCGCCGTGGGGCAGGACTCCGCAGCCGTCTACGACCCGGCTACATCACTCGTGACCAGTTACAGCGACGGGGGGGACCTGCTGTGGTCCGGCCCCGGACCCGCCCTCGCCGAGGGCGAGTCCCTCGGGGACGCACTGCACGTGCTCAACACCGCGGACCTCCCCCACCACATGACCTACTCGGACGGCACCCAGCTGCTCTTCTTCGACCCCGCCGACCTGAGCCTGACCGGCACCTTCGACGGAGCCCTGGGCACCGGCGTAGCCGCCGGCGAGCGGGTGCTGGTGGCCACGCCCGAAGGCGTGGCCGTGGTGGACTGGGCCGATGCGACCGCAGAGCGGGTCATCCCGGTCGACCGCGGCGGGTTCACCGGCCCGGTGAGCATCTCCTCGGCGGGCGCGGGGGTCGTCGAGAAGCGAGGCTCGGAAATCGTCTACCTGGCCGCGCAGTAG
- a CDS encoding ATP-dependent helicase yields the protein MSPKVLSRYLGQQFPPTDQQSDIIGAAPGPLLVVAGAGAGKTETMAARVVWLVANGYARPEEILGLTFTRKAARELGKRIRDRLSTLAANQDLVRRLDPSGELAGALSVIAPTVSTYDSYAGELVREYGLLVPVEPDARLITAAELHDIAHEVVTDYSGQLLAAEGSNSAVGTVVDTLLALVSSLGNELAASADVREHAETFLKETEELPKGPRQKDAFNSTMLKWRAAQEGRAQYLALVDALGARLRERGVVTFNEQMSVAARLALAHPQVGQSQRRRFRVVMLDEYQDTSHAQRVLLRSLFGEGRGDAESHAHPLTVTAVGDPMQAIYGWRGATAANLAAFVEDFPGPDGSPAPKKQLTTSWRNPKEVLDLANTVSDALLGTGPGRAVAPLAPRDGAAAGDVTLGFFATAEEEISYVADNLAEQYARTRDGGEGFSAAVLVRKNKTSSEVAAALDERGVPYEVVGLGGLLDVPEVADTIAIATMLVRPDDSAAALRVLTGPAVGLGLKDLDALARRAANLRGSASEKPEGEPTADDDPTGHLHAQLAHLVEEAEEIMAGSDRPAGLTDAVADLGEPERYSPEGLARLHSTASKLRTLRTRSLGKRLPDLFADIISVFGIRTEVLARDSAAGTVHLDRLLDEIANYPGNSVDALLDYFALARTHEDGLAPGSVPIRTDRVQILTAHKAKGLEWDTVAVVHADSATYNAKAETFLTQVKRLPGEDFTAFEEAEDRSGFEKAANAYLADERAKLAEESARLFYVALTRTERKLLVTGARRSPGATKEREPYEHLAALRGLVGEDSIAAWDEGDTPDGEGDGATAPVSEGVWPHYSVDDNQARAARDIAAARADLPPVAEGELYSLWERDTEALIQEHEANASAAVPVVIPGELTASDIVALKADPAQFARRARRPVPFKPNAYAKRGTAFHEWVEEFYGARPLLTEDELPGGEEPDVDKRTLERLKENFARSQWANATPAFVEQPFELALGDSVVRGRMDAVFDGEGGWTVVDWKTGSKPAAGEMEALKLQLAVYREAWRRIADDGREVHAVFFYVRTGENYSPSGLPGLDELEQLLRDSSRQGLEFLGSAQQ from the coding sequence ATGAGCCCGAAGGTGCTCTCGCGCTACCTCGGCCAGCAGTTCCCGCCCACCGACCAACAGTCGGATATCATCGGCGCCGCCCCCGGCCCGCTCCTCGTGGTGGCAGGAGCCGGGGCCGGCAAGACGGAAACGATGGCGGCGCGCGTCGTGTGGCTCGTGGCCAACGGCTACGCCCGCCCGGAGGAGATACTCGGGCTGACTTTTACCAGGAAAGCCGCCCGCGAGCTGGGCAAACGCATCCGGGACCGCCTGTCTACTCTTGCCGCGAACCAGGACCTCGTGCGCCGCCTCGACCCAAGCGGGGAGCTCGCGGGGGCGCTCAGCGTCATTGCGCCCACGGTATCTACCTACGACTCCTACGCCGGCGAGCTGGTCCGCGAATACGGGCTGTTGGTCCCCGTCGAGCCGGACGCGCGGCTCATCACCGCGGCAGAGCTGCACGACATCGCCCACGAGGTGGTCACCGACTACTCGGGGCAACTGCTTGCCGCCGAGGGATCGAACTCGGCAGTCGGCACTGTTGTGGACACCCTGCTGGCGCTCGTTTCCTCTCTGGGCAACGAGCTCGCCGCTTCGGCCGACGTGCGCGAGCACGCCGAGACCTTCCTCAAGGAAACCGAGGAGCTTCCGAAGGGGCCGCGGCAGAAAGACGCGTTCAACTCCACCATGCTGAAGTGGCGCGCCGCGCAAGAGGGGCGCGCGCAGTACCTGGCGCTGGTCGACGCGCTCGGTGCCCGGCTGCGAGAGCGCGGCGTGGTGACCTTTAACGAGCAGATGTCGGTGGCCGCCCGCCTCGCCCTCGCTCACCCTCAGGTGGGCCAGTCGCAGCGGCGCCGCTTCCGCGTGGTCATGCTCGACGAGTACCAGGACACCTCCCACGCCCAGCGCGTTCTGCTGCGCAGCCTCTTCGGAGAGGGCCGCGGCGACGCGGAATCTCACGCGCATCCCCTGACTGTGACGGCCGTCGGCGACCCCATGCAGGCGATCTACGGCTGGCGCGGCGCAACCGCCGCCAACCTCGCCGCCTTCGTGGAGGATTTCCCGGGGCCGGACGGCTCGCCCGCGCCGAAGAAGCAGCTGACAACGTCCTGGCGCAACCCGAAGGAGGTGCTCGACCTCGCCAATACCGTTTCCGACGCCCTGCTCGGCACTGGCCCGGGTCGCGCGGTCGCCCCGCTCGCGCCCCGCGATGGCGCAGCGGCCGGAGACGTCACGCTCGGTTTCTTCGCCACCGCCGAGGAAGAAATCTCCTATGTCGCGGACAACCTCGCCGAGCAGTACGCGCGCACCCGCGACGGGGGCGAGGGCTTTTCCGCCGCGGTGTTGGTGCGGAAGAACAAAACCTCTAGCGAGGTTGCGGCGGCACTCGATGAGCGCGGGGTGCCCTACGAAGTAGTCGGCCTCGGCGGGCTTCTCGACGTCCCCGAGGTCGCCGACACCATCGCCATCGCCACGATGCTCGTGCGCCCCGACGATTCCGCCGCCGCGCTGCGCGTCCTCACCGGCCCCGCCGTCGGCCTCGGCCTGAAAGACCTCGACGCCCTAGCGCGACGCGCGGCGAACTTGCGCGGCAGCGCCAGCGAAAAACCTGAGGGCGAGCCCACCGCCGACGACGACCCCACCGGGCACTTACATGCCCAGCTCGCTCACTTGGTGGAGGAAGCGGAGGAGATCATGGCGGGGAGCGACCGCCCCGCCGGGCTGACCGACGCCGTGGCCGACCTCGGCGAGCCGGAGCGCTACTCCCCGGAGGGGCTGGCGCGCCTGCACTCGACCGCCTCGAAGCTTCGCACGCTGCGCACCCGCAGCCTGGGCAAACGCCTGCCGGATCTGTTCGCCGACATCATCTCCGTCTTCGGCATCCGCACCGAGGTCCTCGCCCGGGACTCCGCCGCCGGGACCGTCCACCTCGACCGCCTGCTCGACGAGATCGCGAACTACCCCGGCAACAGCGTCGACGCGCTGCTGGACTACTTCGCGCTGGCGCGCACCCACGAAGACGGGCTCGCGCCGGGCTCGGTTCCTATCCGCACCGACCGCGTCCAGATCCTTACCGCCCACAAGGCCAAGGGCCTCGAATGGGATACCGTGGCTGTGGTGCACGCCGACTCCGCCACCTACAACGCGAAAGCGGAAACCTTCCTCACCCAGGTCAAGCGCCTGCCGGGGGAGGATTTCACGGCCTTTGAGGAGGCGGAGGACCGCTCCGGGTTCGAAAAGGCCGCCAATGCCTACTTGGCGGACGAGCGGGCGAAGCTCGCCGAGGAATCCGCGCGGCTGTTCTACGTGGCGCTGACCCGCACCGAGCGCAAGCTGCTCGTCACGGGGGCGCGGCGGAGCCCAGGGGCAACCAAGGAACGCGAGCCTTACGAGCACCTCGCTGCCCTCCGCGGGCTGGTGGGAGAGGACAGCATCGCCGCGTGGGACGAGGGCGACACGCCAGACGGCGAGGGCGACGGCGCGACGGCCCCCGTCAGTGAGGGAGTGTGGCCGCACTACTCCGTTGACGATAACCAGGCGCGCGCCGCCAGAGACATCGCGGCTGCACGAGCTGACCTGCCCCCGGTCGCGGAGGGGGAGCTGTACTCGCTGTGGGAACGCGACACAGAGGCACTGATCCAGGAGCACGAGGCGAACGCGAGCGCCGCGGTGCCGGTGGTTATCCCGGGCGAGCTGACGGCCTCCGACATCGTGGCGCTTAAGGCCGACCCGGCTCAATTCGCGCGGCGCGCGCGCCGGCCGGTGCCGTTCAAACCGAATGCCTACGCCAAGCGCGGCACCGCCTTCCACGAGTGGGTCGAGGAGTTTTACGGGGCGCGGCCGCTTTTGACCGAGGACGAATTGCCGGGTGGTGAGGAGCCGGACGTCGATAAGCGCACGCTCGAGCGCCTGAAGGAGAACTTCGCGCGGAGCCAGTGGGCCAACGCCACCCCCGCCTTCGTCGAGCAGCCCTTCGAGCTCGCGCTCGGGGACTCGGTGGTGCGCGGGCGGATGGATGCCGTGTTCGACGGCGAGGGCGGCTGGACCGTTGTGGACTGGAAGACGGGCAGCAAACCGGCTGCCGGGGAGATGGAAGCGCTGAAGCTGCAGCTGGCGGTCTACCGCGAGGCCTGGCGGCGTATCGCTGACGACGGGCGCGAGGTGCACGCGGTGTTCTTCTACGTGCGCACGGGGGAAAATTACTCCCCGTCGGGCCTGCCAGGGCTCGACGAGCTGGAGCAGTTGCTTCGGGATTCTTCGCGTCAGGGGCTAGAGTTCCTAGGCAGTGCTCAACAGTGA
- a CDS encoding WhiB family transcriptional regulator codes for MDWRHEAMCRDEDPELFFPVGNSGPALAQIAQAKLVCNRCPVTSQCLKWALETGQDAGVWGGLSEEERRALKRRNKQRARQRLSA; via the coding sequence ATGGATTGGCGCCACGAAGCAATGTGCCGCGACGAAGACCCCGAGCTGTTCTTTCCGGTTGGCAACTCCGGCCCCGCCCTCGCGCAGATCGCGCAGGCCAAGCTGGTATGCAACCGCTGCCCCGTGACCTCCCAGTGCCTGAAGTGGGCCCTGGAAACCGGCCAGGACGCCGGTGTGTGGGGCGGACTGTCCGAGGAGGAGCGCCGCGCCCTCAAGCGCCGCAACAAGCAGCGCGCCCGCCAGCGCCTGAGCGCCTAA
- a CDS encoding DUF3107 domain-containing protein, which produces MDIKIGLAESPRELVITSSGDQEEILGRISRAIEGGEPTLTLTDDRGRSFVIRTERISYAEVGSATARTVGFAS; this is translated from the coding sequence ATGGACATCAAGATCGGGCTCGCCGAAAGCCCCCGCGAACTCGTGATCACCAGCTCCGGCGACCAGGAGGAAATCCTGGGGCGCATCTCCCGCGCCATCGAGGGCGGGGAGCCCACGCTGACGCTTACCGACGACCGCGGCCGCAGCTTCGTCATCCGCACCGAGCGCATCTCCTACGCCGAGGTCGGCAGCGCCACCGCGCGCACGGTTGGCTTCGCCTCCTAA
- a CDS encoding DUF3152 domain-containing protein gives MTPRHAPEPGHSEPFLVRFAREYGWRAYAIPVLAVVTVLVLVNMVNNPGDRVVAAPSAATQEEGGAGHTHEEQAARTMVDLPESVPALDELPPGGPYTEQGAGTYREVGAPGAAVGQGEELVVRYVVEVEDGVDTATYGGDDAFATLIDATFADPRGWTNDPRFRFERVTAADDPNLRIQLTSVGTTAERCGGNLEMEVSCRTTITGESTVVLNESRWVRGARPFEGDLGRYRQYLINHEVGHAIGFAEHEPCPADGELAPVMMQQTLSLNNAELHSLDPEEVYPDTPETCLANPWPYPQPPAQ, from the coding sequence ATGACCCCACGCCACGCGCCCGAACCAGGACACAGCGAGCCCTTCCTCGTGCGCTTTGCCAGGGAGTACGGCTGGCGCGCCTACGCTATTCCGGTGCTCGCCGTGGTGACGGTCCTCGTGCTGGTCAACATGGTTAACAACCCCGGCGACAGGGTCGTGGCGGCGCCCTCCGCGGCAACGCAGGAGGAGGGTGGGGCGGGACACACCCACGAGGAGCAGGCGGCGCGCACCATGGTGGACCTGCCGGAGTCCGTCCCCGCCCTCGATGAGCTGCCCCCCGGCGGCCCGTACACCGAGCAGGGCGCCGGGACGTACCGCGAGGTGGGCGCGCCGGGCGCAGCCGTGGGGCAGGGCGAGGAGCTGGTGGTGCGCTACGTGGTCGAGGTCGAGGACGGCGTGGATACCGCGACGTACGGCGGCGATGACGCCTTCGCCACGCTTATCGACGCCACCTTCGCCGACCCCCGAGGATGGACCAACGACCCGCGCTTCCGTTTCGAGCGGGTCACCGCCGCTGACGATCCCAACCTGCGCATCCAGCTGACCTCCGTGGGAACGACCGCCGAGCGCTGCGGCGGCAACTTGGAGATGGAGGTCAGCTGCCGCACGACCATTACGGGTGAGAGCACCGTGGTGCTCAACGAATCTCGCTGGGTGCGCGGCGCTCGCCCCTTCGAGGGGGATCTGGGCCGGTACCGGCAGTACCTCATCAACCACGAGGTGGGCCACGCGATCGGCTTCGCCGAGCACGAGCCCTGCCCCGCCGACGGCGAGCTGGCGCCGGTGATGATGCAGCAGACGCTGAGCCTGAACAACGCCGAGCTGCACTCCCTGGACCCAGAGGAGGTCTATCCGGACACGCCGGAGACGTGCCTGGCCAACCCGTGGCCGTACCCCCAGCCCCCGGCGCAGTAA
- a CDS encoding 50S ribosomal protein bL37, whose translation MSKRGRKRKDRRKKSANRGKRPNA comes from the coding sequence ATGAGCAAGCGTGGTCGCAAGCGCAAGGATCGCCGCAAGAAGAGCGCTAACCGCGGTAAGCGCCCGAACGCTTAA
- a CDS encoding ATP-dependent DNA helicase yields the protein MESATTIPGASLPAVPRAFLVPRPRHTQPREWDYDLPLRGTWKVTGEAGSGVSSFLVDTAVHAIEQGAEPSGLVLLTASKESASRLRVELSDRLAGSGFVTEAPLVRSVHSLAFALVRQAAREPIRLISGAEQDAVFRQLLQGHAADGRGTWPAELRPALGLVGFARQLRDFLLRAVERRLGPEELRELGRLHRRPIWSAAGDFLREYQQVMALSGARNLSASELVSEALRVPWESPWHTVLVDDAQHLDPAAAELARRLVESAQLGVVAGDADQTVFHFRGATPEFLRTLGGLEHQVIDLGATRRAPARHVVHADSAATQNAVLVDRLRRAHLEEGVPYRDMAVVVRSTGMLEPVRHALVHAGVPAVLNPTDVVLSEQRIVASLLLGLRALNEDLTASQWRELLLGPVGGTDPVTLRRLLRGLRRWEPGRRAEETLREILVSRAALPDFGEMLTDRELNILSHVREILDAGRAAQEEGGTVEEVLWAVWNATGLADRLLATALRGGASGSQADRDLDAAMALFDAAGDFTERRAFAGVESFVTYTLEQVLPTGVRDRRTATPDAVSLLTAHGVAGRQFRRVIVAGVQEDSWPSLGETGTMFGQEDLVDLIDNGVDPAVPVSRKTERLTEERRLFALATSRATEDLLVTAVDADEGEDVVEPSRFLAEFCREHGLEVEERRAGDYQIEKSAEASQVPTLRVLAHDELIAELRRALVAEGSDESTRLQAARQLARLADAGVAGADPSEWWTTTQATTREALPARNRLSPSRIESLLQCPMRSVLERMVELDSSLNMVWGSIAHAYFEALGNGVDEVVARRAAVEARRRADDSPAWKTQRDIEDFEAMLGRAAEWIRDTRGAFEQVAVEAEVDVEVAPHLRITGRIDRLEREPSGAHHVVDLKTGAEATKKETAENPQLQAYQLALSRGVVRGRSVVTAAEGDTPLEVGGAVLLFPRKDSKKPTTREQARKTQEELDEFIAEISPLPAEMTGPELIARAGAHCEHCAVRALCPVQPEGQVIYRA from the coding sequence ATGGAATCAGCTACCACTATTCCCGGGGCGTCCCTGCCGGCCGTTCCTCGCGCTTTCCTCGTCCCCCGCCCGCGCCACACCCAGCCGCGTGAGTGGGACTATGACCTGCCGCTGCGCGGGACGTGGAAGGTCACGGGCGAGGCTGGATCGGGCGTGTCCAGCTTTCTCGTGGACACCGCCGTGCACGCCATCGAGCAGGGGGCCGAGCCAAGCGGGCTGGTGCTTCTGACCGCGTCGAAGGAGTCCGCCTCCCGGTTGCGCGTTGAGTTGTCCGACCGACTGGCGGGCAGCGGATTTGTCACGGAGGCCCCTCTGGTGCGCTCCGTGCATTCGCTCGCCTTCGCGCTGGTGCGGCAGGCAGCCAGGGAGCCGATTCGCCTCATCTCGGGCGCTGAGCAGGACGCGGTGTTCCGCCAGCTGCTCCAGGGCCACGCCGCGGATGGGCGCGGCACCTGGCCGGCGGAGCTGCGCCCGGCGCTCGGACTGGTCGGTTTCGCCCGCCAGCTGCGCGACTTTTTGCTGCGCGCCGTCGAGCGCCGCCTGGGCCCGGAGGAGCTGCGCGAGCTCGGGCGCCTCCACCGTCGGCCCATCTGGTCCGCCGCGGGTGACTTCCTGCGGGAATACCAGCAGGTGATGGCTCTGTCGGGGGCGCGCAACCTCTCCGCCTCGGAGCTGGTGTCCGAGGCGCTGCGGGTGCCGTGGGAGAGCCCCTGGCACACGGTGCTTGTCGACGACGCCCAGCACCTCGACCCGGCCGCGGCGGAGCTCGCGCGACGGCTGGTGGAGTCGGCGCAGCTCGGCGTCGTCGCCGGCGACGCGGACCAGACGGTCTTCCACTTCCGCGGCGCCACCCCCGAGTTCCTGCGCACCCTCGGTGGGCTGGAGCACCAGGTCATCGACCTCGGTGCGACGCGCCGCGCGCCGGCCCGCCACGTGGTTCATGCGGACTCGGCCGCCACCCAGAACGCCGTCCTCGTCGACCGGTTGCGCCGCGCCCACCTGGAAGAGGGGGTCCCGTACCGCGACATGGCCGTGGTGGTGCGTTCGACCGGCATGCTCGAACCCGTGCGCCACGCCCTCGTGCACGCTGGCGTCCCGGCGGTGCTCAACCCCACGGACGTGGTGCTGAGCGAGCAGCGCATCGTCGCCTCGCTCCTGCTGGGCCTTCGCGCACTCAATGAGGACCTCACGGCCTCACAGTGGCGTGAACTCCTGCTCGGCCCCGTCGGGGGCACCGACCCCGTCACGCTGCGACGGCTCCTGCGCGGGTTACGCCGCTGGGAACCCGGGCGGCGCGCCGAGGAGACCCTGCGCGAGATCTTGGTCAGCCGCGCCGCCCTGCCCGACTTTGGAGAGATGCTCACCGACCGCGAGCTGAACATCCTCTCCCACGTGCGCGAGATTCTCGATGCCGGGCGCGCAGCCCAGGAGGAAGGCGGCACCGTCGAGGAAGTCCTCTGGGCTGTGTGGAACGCCACCGGCCTGGCGGATAGGCTTCTCGCCACCGCGTTGCGCGGCGGGGCGAGCGGCTCCCAGGCGGACCGCGACCTCGACGCCGCCATGGCGCTTTTTGACGCGGCGGGCGATTTCACTGAGCGTCGCGCCTTCGCGGGAGTCGAGTCCTTTGTCACCTACACCCTCGAACAGGTCCTGCCCACCGGCGTGCGTGACCGGCGCACCGCCACCCCCGACGCGGTCTCCCTGCTCACAGCGCACGGCGTGGCCGGGCGGCAGTTTCGCCGCGTCATCGTGGCCGGCGTGCAGGAGGATTCGTGGCCCTCGCTGGGGGAGACGGGCACCATGTTCGGCCAGGAGGACCTCGTCGACCTGATTGACAACGGCGTGGACCCCGCCGTGCCGGTTTCCCGCAAGACGGAGCGTCTGACCGAAGAGCGCAGACTTTTCGCCCTGGCAACAAGCCGCGCCACCGAGGACCTCCTTGTCACCGCGGTCGATGCCGACGAGGGCGAAGACGTCGTAGAGCCCTCCCGCTTCCTCGCGGAGTTCTGCCGCGAGCACGGGCTCGAGGTGGAAGAGCGCAGGGCCGGTGACTACCAGATCGAAAAAAGCGCGGAAGCCAGCCAGGTGCCCACGCTGCGCGTGCTGGCTCACGACGAGCTGATCGCCGAGCTGCGCCGCGCGCTCGTCGCTGAAGGCAGCGACGAGTCCACTCGCCTCCAGGCCGCACGCCAGCTTGCGCGCCTGGCGGACGCCGGGGTGGCCGGAGCTGACCCCAGCGAGTGGTGGACAACAACGCAGGCAACGACCCGCGAGGCTCTGCCGGCCCGCAACAGGCTGTCGCCCTCGCGCATCGAGAGCCTTCTGCAGTGCCCCATGCGCTCGGTGCTGGAGCGGATGGTCGAGCTCGACTCCTCGCTGAACATGGTCTGGGGGTCGATCGCTCACGCCTACTTCGAGGCGCTGGGCAACGGCGTCGACGAGGTGGTGGCGCGCCGCGCGGCTGTGGAGGCACGTCGCCGCGCCGACGACTCACCGGCCTGGAAGACGCAGCGTGACATCGAGGACTTCGAGGCGATGTTAGGCAGGGCCGCCGAGTGGATACGCGACACGCGCGGCGCCTTTGAGCAAGTCGCCGTGGAGGCCGAGGTCGACGTGGAGGTAGCGCCCCACTTGCGCATCACCGGCAGGATCGACCGCCTCGAGCGCGAGCCCAGCGGCGCGCACCACGTTGTCGACCTCAAGACGGGTGCCGAGGCGACGAAGAAGGAGACGGCGGAGAACCCGCAATTGCAGGCCTATCAGCTCGCGCTCTCGCGCGGCGTCGTGCGCGGGCGGTCCGTCGTGACAGCCGCAGAGGGCGATACACCCCTCGAAGTTGGGGGAGCGGTGCTGCTCTTCCCACGTAAAGATTCCAAGAAACCCACAACGCGCGAGCAGGCGCGCAAAACGCAAGAGGAACTCGACGAGTTCATCGCGGAGATTAGCCCCCTGCCCGCAGAGATGACGGGGCCGGAGCTTATCGCGCGCGCCGGCGCGCACTGCGAGCACTGCGCGGTGCGCGCGCTGTGCCCCGTACAACCCGAAGGACAGGTGATCTACCGTGCCTAG
- a CDS encoding DEAD/DEAH box helicase: MPHPADRPTPPGQKATFAQLGVAAEIVDALFARGITAPFSIQELAIPLALEGRDLIGQARTGMGKTYAFGVPLLDRVFDDADIAELDGTPRALIVVPTRELAAQVTEDLAAAAEQTPLRVTTIYGGRPYEEQIAALDAGVDVVVGTPGRLIDLHERGELRLDKVAIFVLDEADEMLDMGFLPDIQKLWSALTPPLQAMLFSATMPGQILSLARSLMNRPVHIRAETGDAAPTHTTTRQVVFFSHRMDKPEVTARILQARGCGKTIVFARTKRTAADVAADLASRGFAVGAVHGDMSQEARERSLAAFRSGETEILVATDVAARGIDVDDVTHVINYQTPDDPMTYVHRIGRTGRANNSGIAVTLVGFDEERKWEAINSELGLGMSDLPSWFSTSPELFEALDIPAGAGPSVGPARDVPASQVPKEQKSRGSRGGKRGRR; encoded by the coding sequence GTGCCCCACCCAGCCGATCGTCCAACACCCCCCGGCCAGAAGGCCACGTTCGCGCAGCTCGGCGTTGCCGCCGAGATCGTGGACGCGCTCTTTGCGCGCGGCATTACCGCCCCCTTCTCCATCCAGGAGCTGGCGATCCCGCTCGCCCTCGAGGGCCGCGACCTGATCGGGCAGGCCCGCACCGGCATGGGCAAGACCTACGCCTTCGGCGTGCCCCTGCTCGACCGCGTCTTCGACGACGCCGACATCGCCGAGCTCGACGGCACCCCCCGCGCCCTGATCGTTGTACCCACGCGCGAGCTCGCGGCCCAGGTCACGGAGGATCTCGCCGCCGCGGCCGAGCAGACGCCGCTTCGCGTGACGACGATCTATGGCGGGCGCCCCTACGAGGAGCAGATCGCGGCCCTGGACGCGGGCGTGGACGTGGTGGTGGGCACCCCCGGCCGGCTCATAGACCTCCACGAGCGCGGCGAGCTGCGCCTGGACAAGGTGGCCATTTTCGTGCTCGACGAGGCGGACGAGATGCTGGACATGGGCTTTTTGCCCGACATCCAGAAGCTGTGGTCCGCGCTCACGCCCCCGCTGCAGGCGATGCTCTTTTCCGCGACGATGCCGGGCCAGATCCTCTCCCTCGCGCGTTCGCTGATGAACCGGCCCGTCCACATTCGTGCGGAAACGGGCGACGCCGCCCCGACCCACACGACGACGCGCCAGGTGGTCTTCTTCTCGCACCGCATGGACAAGCCCGAGGTCACCGCCCGCATTTTGCAGGCGCGGGGGTGCGGCAAGACGATTGTCTTCGCCCGCACGAAGCGCACGGCCGCGGACGTTGCCGCGGACCTCGCCTCCCGGGGCTTTGCCGTCGGCGCCGTCCACGGCGACATGAGCCAGGAGGCCAGGGAGCGTTCGCTCGCCGCGTTTCGCAGCGGGGAAACAGAGATCCTCGTGGCCACCGACGTCGCGGCCCGCGGCATCGACGTTGACGACGTCACTCACGTGATCAACTACCAAACGCCCGACGACCCGATGACCTACGTCCACCGCATCGGCCGCACCGGACGCGCGAACAACTCCGGAATTGCGGTCACCCTGGTCGGGTTCGACGAGGAGCGCAAGTGGGAGGCGATCAACAGCGAGCTCGGCCTGGGCATGAGCGACCTGCCTTCCTGGTTTTCCACCTCGCCCGAACTCTTCGAGGCGCTCGATATCCCGGCGGGCGCCGGACCCTCCGTCGGCCCGGCCCGGGACGTGCCCGCCTCCCAGGTGCCCAAGGAGCAGAAGTCGCGGGGCTCGCGGGGCGGAAAGCGGGGTCGCCGATGA